A single genomic interval of Microbulbifer variabilis harbors:
- a CDS encoding aromatic amino acid transaminase, which yields MFEHLSSLPPDPILGLLASYRADENPSKIDLGVGVYKDEAGHTAVLQAVKEAETRLLQSEETKAYIGPAGTPGFNSVMQELILGAGHSAMIGGRVRSAQTPGGCGALRALAELINRAKAGATVWVSDPTWANHVPLLGNAGLNIKSYPYYDRATSSLQFDKMVETLKNVGEGDVVLFHACCHNPCGADLSREQWKVLAEMAQKQGFTPFIDMAYQGFGESLEDDAYGLRLMAESVPEMLVAASCSKNFGLYRERVGLAMVIYANGESADKGHSQMLSAIRGNYSMPPSHGAAIVESILTDAGLKANWEAELTEMRERINGLRAGLVEGLAAAGAAGDFGFIRQQKGMFSFLGISPEQVQQLQKDYSIYMVDSSRISIAGLSSNNMEYFCKAVASVL from the coding sequence ATGTTTGAGCATTTAAGCAGCCTACCGCCAGACCCAATTCTCGGCCTGCTGGCCAGCTACCGTGCGGATGAAAACCCCAGCAAAATTGACCTTGGGGTAGGGGTCTACAAGGATGAGGCCGGCCACACTGCCGTTTTACAGGCGGTAAAAGAGGCAGAGACTCGCTTACTGCAAAGCGAGGAAACCAAAGCCTATATTGGCCCTGCGGGTACCCCAGGGTTCAATTCGGTGATGCAGGAGCTGATACTGGGCGCTGGCCATTCGGCCATGATTGGAGGCCGAGTGCGCTCAGCGCAAACCCCCGGTGGATGTGGAGCCCTGCGCGCTCTGGCAGAGCTGATCAATCGCGCCAAGGCTGGGGCCACGGTTTGGGTGAGCGATCCTACCTGGGCGAACCATGTTCCCCTTCTTGGTAACGCTGGCCTCAACATCAAGAGTTATCCTTATTACGACCGCGCTACCAGCAGCTTGCAATTCGACAAAATGGTGGAGACCCTAAAGAACGTGGGTGAGGGTGATGTGGTTCTGTTCCACGCCTGCTGCCACAACCCCTGCGGTGCGGATCTTTCTCGCGAGCAGTGGAAAGTACTGGCAGAAATGGCGCAAAAACAGGGCTTCACCCCATTTATCGATATGGCCTACCAGGGCTTTGGCGAAAGCTTGGAAGACGATGCCTATGGTCTGCGCCTGATGGCTGAATCTGTGCCCGAGATGTTAGTGGCAGCCTCCTGTTCTAAAAACTTCGGCCTCTACCGTGAGCGTGTAGGCCTGGCGATGGTGATCTATGCCAACGGTGAGAGCGCTGATAAAGGCCATAGCCAGATGCTGAGTGCCATTCGTGGGAACTATTCCATGCCACCTTCCCACGGTGCAGCGATTGTGGAATCTATCCTTACAGATGCAGGCCTTAAAGCGAACTGGGAAGCGGAATTGACCGAGATGCGTGAACGTATCAACGGGCTACGCGCCGGTTTGGTAGAAGGCTTGGCCGCTGCCGGAGCTGCTGGTGATTTCGGCTTTATCCGCCAGCAGAAAGGCATGTTCTCCTTCCTGGGCATTAGTCCAGAGCAGGTGCAGCAGCTGCAGAAGGACTATTCCATCTATATGGTGGACTCCAGCCGCATCAGTATTGCCGGTTTGAGCTCCAACAATATGGAATACTTCTGCAAGGCAGTTGCCAGCGTGCTGTAA
- a CDS encoding class II 3-deoxy-7-phosphoheptulonate synthase: protein MEVELGVPVSESPTQIWTPQSWRNFTAHQQPKYTSTDDVAQVAKQLAGHPPLVFAAEARELRRQLAQVAEGKAFLLQGGDCAESFADFNANRIRDTFKVLLQMAVVLTFAGNLPVVKVARMAGQYAKPRSADTETINGVELPSYRGDIINGIDFTAEARQPDPQRMVTAYNQSAATLNLLRAFAQGGLADLHQVHGWNLSFLKNNPQREKYALLAERLQEALEFMAVCGVTSENTPAIRETVLYTSHEALLLEYEQALTRTDSLTGKWYDCSAHMLWIGERTRQLDGAHVEFLSGVCNPVGVKVGPNMQTDELLRLIDKLNPENEAGRLTLITRMGADILADKLPALVRAVQAEGRSVVWSTDPMHGNTVKAGNGYKTRDFDKVLREIRDFFSVHWSEGSHPGGIHLEMTGEHVTECTGGAWKISEADLASCYRTQCDPRLNADQVLELAFCVSEWLRAGRIA, encoded by the coding sequence ATGGAAGTTGAGCTAGGAGTCCCAGTGTCTGAATCCCCCACCCAAATCTGGACCCCGCAGAGCTGGCGAAACTTCACCGCACACCAACAGCCCAAATACACCTCAACCGATGATGTTGCCCAGGTTGCCAAACAGTTAGCTGGCCACCCACCTTTGGTATTTGCTGCCGAAGCGCGTGAGCTGCGCCGTCAATTGGCCCAGGTAGCGGAGGGTAAGGCGTTTTTGTTACAGGGCGGCGACTGTGCCGAATCTTTTGCCGATTTCAACGCAAACCGCATTCGCGATACATTTAAAGTGCTGCTGCAAATGGCTGTAGTGCTGACGTTTGCAGGTAATTTACCCGTAGTAAAAGTGGCTCGGATGGCAGGCCAGTATGCCAAGCCCCGATCTGCCGATACAGAAACGATTAATGGCGTTGAGCTGCCAAGTTACCGTGGAGATATTATCAACGGTATCGATTTTACTGCGGAAGCTCGCCAGCCAGATCCTCAGCGTATGGTCACCGCTTATAACCAGTCGGCGGCGACTCTCAACCTGCTGCGCGCCTTCGCCCAGGGCGGCCTGGCTGATTTACACCAGGTGCACGGTTGGAACCTGAGTTTTCTTAAGAATAATCCGCAGCGTGAAAAATACGCACTCTTAGCCGAACGCCTGCAAGAAGCGCTGGAATTTATGGCGGTGTGCGGTGTTACCTCAGAAAATACTCCCGCAATTCGAGAGACGGTGCTTTACACCTCACACGAAGCACTATTACTGGAATACGAGCAGGCGCTCACTCGCACTGATAGCCTTACCGGTAAATGGTATGACTGTTCTGCGCATATGCTCTGGATTGGTGAGCGAACTCGCCAGCTGGATGGGGCCCATGTGGAATTCCTCTCCGGGGTTTGCAATCCTGTCGGCGTAAAAGTCGGCCCCAATATGCAGACTGATGAGCTGCTGCGCTTGATCGATAAGCTCAATCCTGAGAATGAAGCTGGCCGCCTTACCTTAATTACCCGTATGGGAGCAGATATCCTCGCCGATAAGCTGCCCGCACTGGTGCGTGCAGTGCAAGCAGAGGGGCGCTCTGTGGTCTGGAGTACCGACCCCATGCATGGCAACACGGTAAAAGCTGGCAATGGCTACAAAACCCGCGATTTCGATAAAGTTTTACGAGAGATCCGCGACTTCTTCTCGGTACACTGGTCCGAAGGCAGTCACCCCGGCGGTATTCACCTAGAAATGACCGGTGAACATGTTACCGAGTGCACTGGTGGCGCCTGGAAAATTTCCGAAGCGGATCTTGCCAGTTGCTATCGCACCCAATGCGACCCAAGACTGAATGCCGACCAAGTGCTGGAGCTGGCTTTCTGCGTATCTGAATGGCTGCGTGCAGGTCGGATTGCCTAG